GAGGACACTGACAAACTAACATCACATTCATAAATCTAGTTTGTCATGAAAAtcaatttgatattttttaaataaagatgttAATTCCTGTATAGGCCTTACTTAAATTAGCCTGTtgagaaaaaaacttcaaagtCCCAAAAAGTTTAAAGTATACCATTGCCAAAGTATCCTATTTGCAAAAGCAGACAATTTGAATAACCAACTATGTACTTACCAGAGAAAACTCTGTTTGAGTTTTCCATATTATAAGTCTTAGTAGGAAAATCATCTTTTTCTGTCAGCTCCTGGATAAGGCCTTTATTTAAGCAGACATCCACATGTCTGTTAAATGACACAAGATCGGTggttttctgctctgaattaCAAACTGGGCAAACAAGAACACTGTCTTCTTTGGCTTCAAAGAAACAGGATGAACTAGTTCCTTCTGTATGTTCAGTCTTGTCAAATCGGTCTTGTGATACTCTTTTGGGGAAGAGACATTGTTTCATACACATATTTCTAGCAATGTCACTGAGACTGCTAGGCTCTTGTTTTCCAGGAGATTTATCAGGTATTATCTGACCAAATTTTTCTGTGCCACCATTAGTAGAGCTGTCCGATACACTTGCAGATTGGTCTGTTCCTGATATTtgatcagttttatttttttgacatttatcaacaaactcatttttaaattgtggAACAAAGTTAGGGATATTTTCTCTTGAACTGTCATTCTTGAATACTTCCACAGCATCTTCAACACACATCTCATCATTGAGGCACTCATCAATGTGTTTATTAAGTTCTTCCaaatttttgctgctttgcttctcAAAGCAAACAGGACAGGTAAAGATGTTACAAACATTAGAATTCTGTAAATTTGTGACTTCCTTTGTTTCTTCCACTAAATTTGCTGATGATTTATCATCATGAAAGAGCTGCTTACCTCTGCTTTCATTTGGAGAAATATTCTCACTGTTTAGTTTTCTTGCTGCTCGCTTTTGATCAAAAAAACTCCCTCTAAATGGtgcttctgaattttttgtGAAATAGTCTTGGTTGGACTTCTCTGGCTGAAGCCTAAGGAAACCAATTTCTTTTCCCGATTTTAAGAAACTTGTAATGCTTTTTTGttggtatttcttttcttcttcagttaGAAATCCTGATACTCGTACACCTAATGATGAAAAACAAACTTACaataatgattttatgaaaGCTTGATACTAACTCCTAATTAACACCTTTTGAGGTACATATTCACTCAATAGAGGcacaatttatttctaaaaagatGCTGGACTACCTCCAAATACATCAAAATGTCAATACAATTTTATCAGACCCAAGCACTAGTCCAACCACGTCAATTTTAATATGTTGAAGGTTTAACTGATTGCATTATAACATAAAGCTATAAATATAGTTACACAGAATCCAGTCTGAACGTTTTGCATTAACTTTACCcatcaaaatatgtttttcttcagcactTTCTAGTATCTTAGATAAGTAAATTTTATATATCACTAAAATGTTTCAAGAAGAATGCATAAGCACCTGAAACACACATCTTGGGGTCAAAACACAGAGTTTACTGTGTTAGAAATGTTTGCATCTCCTGTAGAACACTGTGGTTTCAGATCTGTAAGCACTTCTGTTGTTGTGATGCAAAGCAGatttaaaagttcttttaaagcagcagaattaaGCGCTGCTGTGAGTCAAGATTCTACTGTCATGATGATGTGATTGTTGTTGCATAAAAAAAGTACAACCTCGGTTAGTAGAACTTCCTAAGTCACCATTCAGCACTCATTAGTGAAACTTCCTAAGTTACTCATTCAGCACAGATCTGTTCCACTTTGCAAAAACTACCAGGGTCGTAGAAAAAGGATAAATGCATTTATACCACTTTTACTTTAAAGTAGGGTGTATTATTTCAGAACAGTGTAAGATATCCTAActctgaaaaggaagaatgagTTTAAAATATCTTACCCATGAGTCTTATCCGTAGCGGGTGAGGAGCAACACTATCAATTTCTGTTCCTAACAAATCTTTAGCAACAGTAAATATTTCCTCCTCTGTAGAAACAGAAGACAGAACAGTTGAAGCTCTTGTTTTAACTTCGAAGTTCACATTCTTAAGCTTCAATGTAACAGTTCTaccctaggaaaaaaaacacaattaaaagaaagttaaaaatgtaTGTCATATATGGCACAGAAACAATTATTAGCTAGCATCTACATAAGGGCTCTTACACTATAGCCAAGACTGCGCTTATGTGTGAACGGCAAGGGGCACTCCCAATAGTTTGTCTGCAAGATTCTGTACTTGCCTCTAAAATTCTGCCAAAGTTGAATTTTCTGAATTGGGTCATTTGACTGTGGTTCTCAGCCAGCCATCTGCCACCAGTGCATGTTTAATTGAGTTAATGTTTTGGCTATGGGCACAACTTCTATCCTacctaaaaaaattatttcctcatcTGGAAATTTTCACTGCCAGGTATCCTAACTATTAAGAACACAAAAGTGATATCCCAATAGATTCATAGAAAGCTTACTTCCTCCTGCATAGTGCTATCATAGCCATATACAATATTTGTGTTTGGCACAGATATTTCCCTGGCAGCATCTCCCAAACCATTTGTGTGATTTATCATGTCCATACAAATGTAAATAACTAGCACTCTCCTTGTTCTGGTGCTTTTGTAATTTATCTGTTTGTCCTCCTTAACTGATCATCTCCCTTTCAACCTTTCATCTCTTGAGAGACTCTTTTAAGCTGAAGaagattaaaaacaattattttagatCTTAAATGCTATTCCTTGCTTTACCATAAGACcttcaaagaaaatatgaacTGTTCTTTGAAACTAATGCACAGGCATCTGGGGAGAAGGACTAAAGGGATCTTTAGTTTGTTTCTACTATTGATATCATTGAATGGCGTGAATAAGTTGTCAGCAAGTTTAGCACATGTCAAGTTCTTAAACTACGAAATTGGCTATTGACTGGATCCTGTATGTATACAGGAAAGAAACAGTGCTTTAAATACATTAGTATGACACAATTGACCAAAGCATGGCTTATAGACTACCAGCTCTATTATTCCCTTACAAACATTGCCTTCAGCATAAAATGTTTACGTGccaaataaatcaatttttcatgtttcaaaacttgatttcatttttatcccACATGTATTGCTAGAAAGCCACCCACACAACAATAGTGCTACCTTAGTCATTCTAAACACCTACAAATTAAAGAATGCAGACTTCTGAAGATAGATTGCATGGTTTGATGGTGCTGAAAGCATCTATACTAAAGCTGCATAGACTTGTTGGAGTGCCAAGCATCTTTTTGCAAGTAACCTGAATAATATAAATACCTTAAGTCCCTCTTTCTGTAAGTCTTGAGCAAGGTCTCTGCAGAGCTCTCGACACAAACTGTACTGGtcttctgctgtgtttatttcaCTGAATGTTCTAAGACAAAAATATGATCTTTTTCAGTATGAATCCTACAGTATATTCAGTAGCTGCAATCTAAAAGTAGTTTTTACACAATTAAACAA
This sequence is a window from Parus major isolate Abel chromosome Z, Parus_major1.1, whole genome shotgun sequence. Protein-coding genes within it:
- the POLK gene encoding DNA polymerase kappa isoform X4, whose amino-acid sequence is MVDKLVIELEQSRNLNSTIVHIDMDAFYAAVEMRDNPELKDKPIAVGSMSMLSTSNYHARRFGVRAAMPGFIAKRLCPHLTIVPLNFEKYTKVSKEVREVLAEYDPNFMPMGLDEAYLNITEHLEERLNWPEDRRRFFFNTESTTGICSMNMSTNFNQGEVSSSPVLFEDNTSPMDDNLQHRDLSVENSVVFGTSAEEVVKEIRFRIEQKTQLTASAGIAPNTMLAKMCSDRNKPNGQYRISPERLAVLDFLKDLPIRKVPGIGKVTEKMLKALGIVTCSELYQQRALLSLLFSEVSWRNFLDISLGLGSTHLEKDGERKSMSTERTFSEINTAEDQYSLCRELCRDLAQDLQKEGLKGRTVTLKLKNVNFEVKTRASTVLSSVSTEEEIFTVAKDLLGTEIDSVAPHPLRIRLMGVRVSGFLTEEEKKYQQKSITSFLKSGKEIGFLRLQPEKSNQDYFTKNSEAPFRGSFFDQKRAARKLNSENISPNESRGKQLFHDDKSSANLVEETKEVTNLQNSNVCNIFTCPVCFEKQSSKNLEELNKHIDECLNDEMCVEDAVEVFKNDSSRENIPNFVPQFKNEFVDKCQKNKTDQISGTDQSASVSDSSTNGGTEKFGQIIPDKSPGKQEPSSLSDIARNMCMKQCLFPKRVSQDRFDKTEHTEGTSSSCFFEAKEDSVLVCPVCNSEQKTTDLVSFNRHVDVCLNKGLIQELTEKDDFPTKTYNMENSNRVFSGGLSKGQQCTNPSQGTKRSGLTASESVSKKAKSSNSKHTIKMFFK
- the POLK gene encoding DNA polymerase kappa isoform X5, which encodes MDAFYAAVEMRDNPELKDKPIAVGSMSMLSTSNYHARRFGVRAAMPGFIAKRLCPHLTIVPLNFEKYTKVSKEVREVLAEYDPNFMPMGLDEAYLNITEHLEERLNWPEDRRRFFFNTESTTGICSMNMSTNFNQGEVSSSPVLFEDNTSPMDDNLQHRDLSVENSVVFGTSAEEVVKEIRFRIEQKTQLTASAGIAPNTMLAKMCSDRNKPNGQYRISPERLAVLDFLKDLPIRKVPGIGKVTEKMLKALGIVTCSELYQQRALLSLLFSEVSWRNFLDISLGLGSTHLEKDGERKSMSTERTFSEINTAEDQYSLCRELCRDLAQDLQKEGLKGRTVTLKLKNVNFEVKTRASTVLSSVSTEEEIFTVAKDLLGTEIDSVAPHPLRIRLMGVRVSGFLTEEEKKYQQKSITSFLKSGKEIGFLRLQPEKSNQDYFTKNSEAPFRGSFFDQKRAARKLNSENISPNESRGKQLFHDDKSSANLVEETKEVTNLQNSNVCNIFTCPVCFEKQSSKNLEELNKHIDECLNDEMCVEDAVEVFKNDSSRENIPNFVPQFKNEFVDKCQKNKTDQISGTDQSASVSDSSTNGGTEKFGQIIPDKSPGKQEPSSLSDIARNMCMKQCLFPKRVSQDRFDKTEHTEGTSSSCFFEAKEDSVLVCPVCNSEQKTTDLVSFNRHVDVCLNKGLIQELTEKDDFPTKTYNMENSNRVFSGGLSKGQQCTNPSQGTKRSGLTASESVSKKAKSSNSKHTIKMFFK